One segment of Natranaeroarchaeum aerophilus DNA contains the following:
- a CDS encoding HFX_2341 family transcriptional regulator: MQTHIVPVGFDYDRLIAPLVRDQQDVDRVILLEGAVGSEENVEYAQNLSQKLDKDFQNLLGAETERFVIEDVYDYDVAFEQAFDLINAELDRGNEVWVNISAMPRTISFAFATAAHSIMVERQEDRDKIHTYYTAPEKYLETELAKELRKQRELLETLQNEEAVPDDQIDKRLDSATDLLSEFDERGTTIGAKEIDGTHIVELPVASFSNVKPFEELILFTLGEHGEFESVSELAEALARELNEEYTDSFRSKVIYNVDLLGPGGKGYIEQESQGKSHRTRLSRIGELWVRAHSDDSE; the protein is encoded by the coding sequence ATGCAGACACACATCGTGCCGGTCGGCTTCGACTACGACCGGTTGATCGCACCGCTAGTCCGCGATCAACAGGACGTCGACCGGGTGATCCTCCTTGAGGGTGCAGTCGGCAGCGAGGAGAACGTCGAGTACGCACAGAACCTCTCACAGAAGCTCGACAAGGACTTCCAGAACCTGCTCGGCGCGGAAACCGAGCGGTTCGTCATCGAGGACGTCTACGACTACGACGTTGCCTTCGAGCAGGCGTTCGACCTGATCAACGCCGAACTCGATCGGGGCAACGAGGTCTGGGTCAACATTAGCGCGATGCCCCGCACCATTTCCTTTGCCTTCGCGACAGCGGCACACTCGATCATGGTCGAGCGTCAGGAAGACCGGGACAAGATCCACACCTACTACACGGCTCCCGAGAAGTATCTGGAAACCGAACTCGCCAAAGAACTCCGCAAACAGCGCGAACTGCTGGAGACCTTACAGAACGAGGAAGCTGTCCCCGACGACCAGATCGACAAGCGACTCGACAGCGCAACTGACCTCCTTTCGGAGTTCGACGAGCGGGGGACGACTATCGGCGCAAAGGAGATCGACGGAACTCACATTGTCGAACTGCCCGTCGCCTCTTTCTCGAATGTCAAGCCGTTCGAGGAGCTGATTCTCTTTACGCTGGGCGAACACGGCGAGTTCGAGAGCGTCTCCGAACTTGCCGAGGCGCTCGCACGCGAACTCAACGAGGAGTACACCGATAGCTTCCGCTCGAAAGTCATCTACAACGTTGATCTGCTCGGTCCCGGCGGCAAGGGGTACATCGAACAGGAATCGCAGGGCAAGTCCCACCGAACTCGTCTCTCGCGGATCGGCGAACTGTGGGTGCGTGCACACTCTGACGACAGCGAGTGA
- the gpmI gene encoding 2,3-bisphosphoglycerate-independent phosphoglycerate mutase, which yields MDAALIILDGWGIGEHDRRDAVKAANTPNFDRLADTGAYGTLTVAGRRVGLPDGQMGNSEVGHLNIGAGRVVYQEYTRINDAIEDGSFQTNDAIQTAFDHAEEHDGRVHFMGLVSDGGVHSSQEHLHALIEMAAEHGVEATTHAFMDGRDTAPHGGEGYLEDLEATIDEHGTGQVATVTGRYYAMDRDQNWERTRRAYDAIVNRDGDHTATSAVEAVTESYERDTTDEFVEPTIIDDGAALEDGDSVVFFNFRSDRARQLTRMLADIRPEWAFETSPPDVTVTTMTQYDKTFDVPVAFPPTQPADVLGEVLADSGRTQLRLAESEKYAHVTYFLNGGREVEFDGEIREIVESPDVPTYDLQPEMSAPEVTQTAIDVLDSDDPDAMVLNYANPDMVGHTGDYEAAIEAVEAVDEQLGRLADALEEDGAEVLITADHGNADDMGTEDDPHTAHTYNLVPFIYVGSEGDDAGKSVREDGSLCDLAPTMLDLMDIDQPGAMTGENLLE from the coding sequence ATGGACGCTGCACTGATTATCCTCGACGGCTGGGGTATCGGCGAACACGACCGCCGCGACGCGGTGAAAGCCGCGAACACGCCGAACTTCGATCGGCTTGCCGACACCGGCGCGTACGGGACGCTCACGGTGGCTGGACGCCGTGTCGGCTTGCCGGACGGACAGATGGGCAACAGCGAGGTCGGCCACCTCAACATCGGCGCGGGCCGGGTCGTCTACCAGGAGTACACCCGGATCAACGACGCGATCGAGGACGGAAGCTTCCAGACGAACGACGCGATCCAGACCGCGTTCGATCACGCCGAGGAACACGACGGTCGGGTCCACTTCATGGGGCTGGTCAGCGACGGCGGCGTCCACTCCTCACAGGAACATCTCCACGCGCTGATCGAGATGGCCGCCGAGCACGGCGTCGAGGCGACCACACACGCATTCATGGACGGTCGTGACACTGCCCCTCACGGCGGCGAAGGGTATCTCGAAGACCTCGAGGCGACGATCGACGAGCACGGCACCGGGCAGGTTGCGACGGTCACCGGACGCTACTACGCGATGGATCGGGACCAGAACTGGGAACGCACCAGACGCGCCTACGACGCCATCGTCAACCGGGACGGCGACCACACCGCCACGTCGGCCGTCGAGGCCGTCACCGAATCGTACGAGCGCGATACGACCGACGAGTTCGTCGAGCCGACGATCATCGACGACGGCGCGGCACTGGAAGACGGCGACAGCGTGGTCTTTTTCAACTTCCGTTCGGATCGTGCCCGCCAGCTCACCCGCATGCTCGCGGATATCCGCCCCGAATGGGCCTTCGAGACGAGCCCACCGGACGTGACGGTCACGACGATGACCCAGTACGACAAGACGTTCGACGTCCCGGTGGCGTTCCCCCCGACCCAGCCTGCGGACGTACTCGGCGAGGTGCTCGCCGACTCCGGACGAACCCAGCTCCGGCTCGCCGAATCCGAGAAGTACGCCCACGTCACCTACTTCCTCAACGGCGGGCGGGAAGTCGAGTTCGACGGCGAGATCCGCGAGATCGTCGAGAGCCCCGACGTGCCAACCTATGACCTCCAGCCAGAGATGAGCGCGCCCGAGGTGACCCAGACCGCGATCGACGTCCTCGACAGCGACGACCCGGACGCGATGGTGCTCAACTACGCCAACCCCGACATGGTCGGCCACACGGGCGATTACGAGGCCGCGATCGAGGCCGTCGAAGCCGTCGACGAACAGCTCGGCCGGCTCGCCGACGCGCTGGAGGAGGATGGTGCCGAGGTCCTGATCACCGCCGATCACGGCAACGCCGACGACATGGGCACCGAAGACGATCCACACACTGCCCACACCTACAACCTCGTCCCGTTCATCTACGTCGGCTCCGAGGGCGACGATGCCGGGAAATCGGTACGAGAGGACGGCTCGCTGTGTGACCTCGCGCCGACGATGCTGGACCTGATGGATATCGACCAGCCCGGGGCGATGACTGGCGAGAACCTCCTGGAGTAG
- a CDS encoding RNA-guided endonuclease InsQ/TnpB family protein, whose protein sequence is MAIEVTRTYVGSIQNQRQVCDGLNSLGDSTSKIWNVARWTTDRIWNQTGEIPDEGTLKAYMKNQPCWKDLNAQSSQKVIEELSDAFQSWFDLRQKDAEANPPGYRKHGDTRPKSTVTFKADGFKHDPENNRVRLSKGKNLKEHRSDFLLCEYQTRPDVDLTEVTKVQNVRAVWNGSEWELHFVCKVSLETTDSTDDGVAGIDLGIKNIATVAFPDEYVLYPGNSLKEDKHYFTRSEYDTEGENGPSEKSMWARRKLAERETHFYHTLTDTIITECVERGVGTLAVSWPEDVRQSDWGKTGNKKLHSWAFDRIYQYLEYKGEIRGVEVLKENEWDTSKTCSRCGDDTKANRVERGLYVCSSCELVGNADCNGAENMRQKITPSPHGEDRSNGCVAQPLVHLFDRESGTFNTREQVVS, encoded by the coding sequence ATGGCGATTGAGGTCACGCGCACCTACGTTGGTTCGATCCAGAACCAGCGACAGGTCTGCGATGGCCTCAACTCGCTCGGTGACTCTACCTCGAAAATCTGGAACGTCGCACGCTGGACAACCGACCGCATCTGGAACCAAACCGGCGAAATCCCTGATGAAGGGACGCTCAAAGCGTATATGAAGAACCAGCCGTGCTGGAAAGACTTGAACGCACAATCCAGTCAGAAAGTCATCGAAGAACTTTCTGACGCTTTTCAGTCGTGGTTCGACCTGCGACAGAAAGACGCAGAGGCGAATCCGCCCGGCTACCGCAAACACGGGGACACCCGGCCAAAGAGTACGGTCACGTTCAAAGCAGACGGGTTCAAACACGACCCCGAAAACAACCGTGTCCGACTCTCAAAGGGGAAGAACCTGAAGGAACACCGTTCTGATTTCCTGCTCTGCGAGTACCAGACCCGTCCGGACGTTGACCTCACCGAAGTCACTAAGGTACAGAACGTTCGTGCCGTCTGGAACGGCAGCGAGTGGGAACTACACTTCGTCTGCAAAGTCAGCCTCGAAACCACCGACTCGACAGACGACGGAGTGGCAGGAATCGACCTTGGCATCAAGAACATCGCCACGGTCGCCTTCCCCGACGAATACGTTCTCTACCCCGGCAACTCGCTCAAAGAAGACAAACACTACTTCACCCGATCAGAGTACGACACCGAGGGCGAGAACGGCCCGTCAGAAAAGTCGATGTGGGCGCGCAGGAAACTTGCAGAGCGTGAAACTCATTTCTACCACACGCTTACGGACACGATCATCACTGAGTGTGTTGAGCGCGGTGTTGGAACGCTTGCAGTGAGTTGGCCCGAAGACGTGCGCCAGTCCGACTGGGGTAAGACGGGTAATAAGAAGCTGCACTCGTGGGCGTTTGACCGTATCTACCAGTACCTCGAATACAAAGGCGAGATTCGCGGTGTTGAGGTGCTGAAGGAGAACGAGTGGGACACCAGTAAGACTTGTTCACGGTGTGGTGACGACACGAAGGCGAACCGTGTCGAACGCGGCCTGTACGTCTGCTCATCGTGTGAGCTGGTCGGGAACGCAGATTGTAATGGGGCGGAGAATATGCGTCAGAAGATAACTCCGAGTCCTCATGGAGAGGATAGGAGTAACGGCTGTGTGGCACAGCCATTGGTACACCTGTTCGACCGCGAGAGCGGGACGTTCAACACGAGAGAACAGGTCGTATCGTAG